The Brienomyrus brachyistius isolate T26 chromosome 7, BBRACH_0.4, whole genome shotgun sequence DNA segment AGAAGTTATACCACTCGCCTCTAGATAACTAAATAAAACGGCCAACTACAACGCCTGGACCGCCCCTATCTCAGATGCTGCCCCAGACTCCAACTCAAACCCCGCCCCGACACCAGGCTTTCCTTCATGAAACCCCGCCCCTTCAAAGTCCCCTGCGCGCCCCATGCAGGAACCATGGATCAGGCCAATTTGCGTTTTACAGCGTGGTTCAGGAAACcttattaatattcataagaGAAGCGCTTCCTGATTAGCCAGTGAATGCCTTAGAGCAGCACGTTCAGGTAGCGCTTcttcataaatattaattatttatcCAATCACGTAgcctctcatgaatattaataagTTTTCCCGAACCACCTCGCAAAAAGAAAATTCGTCATCAGGAGCGGCTGAACCGGAAGCGTAACGTTCAGACACGGCGGACGCAATGGATCCTGGAGGATCGGAGAACGACTGGAGGAGCCTCGCCTTCCGTCAGAAGGTGGTGGCGCAAATGTAAGTGTCTACTCCCGGTCCCGCGTTTACGGGCGGCTGCCGGTTAGTGGAAACGGTAGGTTTTAAAACACCCGCGGATATGTGTACGTTCCCGGGCAACCATCGGGTACCAGGCCGCAGATACGTCCTCGGTTTCATAGTGAGTGATTTGTCCGGAAGATGCACGCGTTTCAGAAAGGGGCAGACGGCTGTTTGCTGTCGTAATGACGCCGCGGGAGTTGGTAGCCGCACATCAGCTTCCCCTGGCCGGCAGGAGAGCTCGCAGGATCCGGTTCTGTACTGCGTCACCCGCAGGGTCCGCGAAAAACCAGCTCCTCCCGAATGCACACACCAACCGAAACACAAAGTAAATATGTTAAAAGTGAGTAACTATTTGCCCTGTACTTCCCGGCGTGGGTTGTGTTTTATAGAAAGCCAGAATGCGTTCGGGTCAGACAGATGTAATAAACTATTAGaagtaaatgtatgtgttgtctGGTGATAAATGTCGTCAATTCCACAACGGTTGGAGACATTTAGAGGTTCCGAGATGCTGTCTTTTTGCGTGGCTGATGATTGTATTTATCATACGCGACTTTGTGGCAATGATGCCTGTCTGTAGGGTCGCCCCTGGATGTTCTGGTGCCCCAGGCGAGATTCACCCCCCGGGGAAGCAGAAAGCAAATTCTGTCAGTTCATTTATATTAAAGATATGTATTAGTCACAATAGCACTGTTTTTTACTTTTTGAAAAATCTGGGaaagaaatatatttttaaattgatGTTGGTACACCCATGCATGTAACATGACCTATTCAAGTGCATTTAACAACTGCGTTAATTACGGAACATGGATGAAGCTGAAGTTCTGCAGACATCGTCAGAAGGATCTCATTTGTATCTAGCATAAACCCAGCGAAGTCCATTATGGTATGAGCTGTTGGTGAGCATATAGATATATGTGTGTTCAGGATAGCAAAAATGACtaaactttaaacatttttcaCTGAAAAACTACAGGCTGGATAGTTTTAAGATTTTGCAGGACTCTATTAATAGAATAGATGAGTTGACATGTAATGGCCTGTAAAAACCTTCTTTGTCACTGATGTAACCTGtggtatttattattatttttttccgtcACTGTTTTGCACCCCAATAATCACATGAGGCACTAGGCAATTGCTTATGTCTGACACTACTAATGAATTTATCAGCAAACAATGAGTCTGCTTTCACTTAGAAGCCTGTAAACCCGATTCCATATTCTGAATGTTCATTAGGTGATGTAACGATGCACCCTAGTGGACAGAAACAATCATAGTTTTAATATATGATTATTTTCCCGGTGTCTCCTCTTATTGTGTAATTCAGTGAAGATGCCATGCGTAAGGCTGGTGCCGTCTCCAACAAAACCAGCAATGACATGGAGAGCCACGTGTTCGTCAAAGCCAAATCCAGGGTGAGCCAAGCCGACATCAGACACATGCCGGAGAAAGGGGGGGTTCCGCTGGGCTGTGTGGCGAGATGGACGCTGCTCTTTGTTTACTgtgatgttttcttcaccgcTAACAGGACGAGTATCTCTCCCTGGTGGCCAGGCTTATCATCCATTTCAGAGACATCCGTGAGTAGAAATGCCCACTACCTGTGCACTTTAGTCCAGTTTCATGCATCCGAGCTGGAAATGCTGACATTCAATGTGTGCTTTTTGTGTTGCAGATAAGAAAGCTCAAGGTGGACCAGGTCAGTTGAAAACTTTATTTTTCTCACAAACGGTCAAATGGCATGCGGGGGTTTGAGGGACGATAGAGGTAATCATCAGAGCAGTACTGAACACTGCCATGATGCCGGCTGCAGTGAACACAGGGGTGCACCCGGTCACTCCATTTCATGGAACTGTACAAGTGTCTCCTGCCCAACCTTATCATGAATATACCTCAGTCTCCACCAGAAGCTGAACTGAATCTTGAGTGAATGTGGTTATGGAGTGAGCGGCGTGTTTCAGCCCTCTGTGTGTTGATTACAGATATTTATCTTGCTGAAGATCACATTATGCTGTTTGCAAAAGAGAGAGTGAAAAATACTTTTGTAGGTGTGCTTACTTGTAAACTTTTGCTTCCTAAAAATGTTCATGTTCAATGCGCAAGTGGAAGCGAAATCACAGAGATGGATGGACACCCCCAAGACCCCTGTTGAAAGCAAAAATATCAACTACTGAGATACATGGAAGAGAAGGTCGAGTTAGCCAGGAGATCTGTCAGTAATGCTGCCATAGATGATGGGTGGCATTTCAATGGGGATCACGGCCAATGGATGAAGAATCAGCAAAGTGTAGCTGATAGTTGACACCATGGTTATAGGCAAGAATAATTCTCTTAAGACATTTACAAGTGAAGGTAATGAATAGAGTGATGGGATTATGCCTCAACGTAAAGAAAACAAAGGTTATGGTCGTGGAAGGGCAGCCAGCTTTAGTGATGCTGAAGATGGAATGCTAGCTCAGTGGCTGTCACcagtgcctcacacctctgggaccagggttcacgTTTCTGccgtggctccatgtgtgtgcagtttacatgttctccctgtgtaatTTTGGGATTCCTCCGTCGCAGTCCAAAAATGTGCTGACATTAATTAGAGTTGCCTAATTGCCCATAACTGTCGCCTTGAAAAGATGGACCTGAGCACGGTTAGTCAGACTCCGGCATGGTATGCTTCTGGTGTGATTGTTTACCGTGCCTGTCTACCGAACACCGGCACATCATCAATGACCTGActgacacacgcatgcacacatgtGCACTACTGGCCCCAGAAGTAATGGATCTGGTAGGCTGTATAGATTGTGTCCTTTTCCCCCACAACGCTGCATTGCAAAAAGAAGGTCAATCACAAACATGGCCACAAAGGATCACTTTGGTCTATGGTCATGTCACAATATCAAAATGATCACTTTGATACCAGTACTGCAAAAATActaatgcaaaaacaaaaaaacaattaactATTGTTCATGGTGAATTATGCACTGAGTTTCACAAGACATTTATGTAAGGTGCATTTAAATGGTTACTCTTTAATAAACTGTCTCACTCCAGTGTCTCCCCGAGGTttacagcctgggggggggggggcagacggacactgaccggattcatggtgttcatgtgtttcttttaatgacggCAGTCAAGATAACAACTGAACTCGacatcagaacatttctttttatgacaattatccacaaagtgtgcatcttttgtcactgcagtgtatCTTTCTGCGCTTCTGGAAGAACATTTCGAGCCTCTTGATATGAGAAGTCAGAGGCGTCTGGCCCATTTACTGAGAGCCGCATGCAGGCTGCAAGATGGTCTCCTTGCAGCCTATTGTGGATGTTTGTCTCGACCTGCATATaattaactgttaggctttaaaagtGACAGCTGATATGCGTAGCTTggagcgtttaaaaaaaaactgatgtttttgtctgcttttcaggtggttgatgtgacatattttccgatgcacgctctcggtccgctggtgggagtgtgctcacctgtgtgtgcgcgcacataTCTGTGCACACGCATTCGGGTGGAACTCTGCCATGcgtgatacagagagcagaggagatttGAAAACGTGCGActgtgtagagacaaaaatgacaagctattgtgtaaataagatggaTAAggctagtttgtttaataaaaggacaatgtatagacctgcTCTATGGGAATGGTGActttaaatgacttctgttgtgatctggcgctatatagaaaataaaattgaataaaattaatttgaccTTTAAGGGGGGCCGGAggtgctgttggggggggggggcaccctccctcctaatataatggtaggggaaacactgcgctCTACTCCAGCACTTGCCCTAATATCGCCAAGCCTTGCACTATGATCACTCAGATTCATTCGGTTACCAGGTGGGTgatagtccatccatccattttccaaactgcttaacctactgggtcgcggtgggtccggagcctatcccggaagcaatggtcacgaggcagggaacaacccaggatgcggTTTATGTTCtattaaatgtaaaaagggTATATCCACCCAATTGCTGTTCACTTCTGCCTTATTAAAAATGCACATGAGGGTAGTGGAGTACTTAATATAAGGAGACTTTttgagggttagggttgtcagtCTGGATGTGACTCGTTATATGGATTTTGAGATAGTGCTGCACTGaataatgaagaaaataaaacacactgGCCCCCTTGACTAATATTTCTTCCATAATCACTCATGCCCACAGAACACAGTATTAGCGCCTATAAAGGTTGCAgaaatttcttttgttttcttctGTTGATCTACTGaataaacatgcaaacttcCCATGCAGCACATTATACTTAATGATCTACCTCCTTAAAATACAGCGTAGTATAATAACCTGTTGGTACAGAGGCTAATTTTATGATGATGGTGTAGCCTGTTTGCTTCATTATAAAATCTTGCTATAATAAGAGCACTTACATAAATCCCTCACTTGAATCTAGAATGATCATCTTTAACTAGCTGACATTTTAGTTGCCTTGTGTCTTCCACACTTAGAGCAGATACAATTTGCTAGTGCGCtggaactatatatatatagcttgaTGTGTGCAATTCTGATAAGGTATGATTTTGTTTCACTAGTGGTTCAGGCATATTCAGTACATGGTTCAGATTTAATGGTTAGCATTAGCAGTATCTGTAGTGTAATGTAGTGTAGttgtaattgtgctcaggcaCAGTACAAGGCAACCGGGCTAAGTGTGAATACACCGTAAGCTGTGGTTTATCTGAGCGATAACTGCACTTGGCTTTGATGGCAGCTTTTCAGTGGATGACTGACTTGGTCGCCACTTAAGTACTAAGCTTGTGGCACTTCACCCCTGTTGTCTCTGTGTGTTAAGTCCTACCCACAGCAGACCCAATGAACGCACTTCACAATCTGACGGCTGTGGGAACAGGTGGACCCAGTGCTCTGAGCATCGGACCCCGCCCCACTGGGGCCTCCATGGGCAGCTTGACCCAAATGCCGATGAGTCAGCATGTGATTCCGGGCGTCGCTGGAAACCCTCAGCCCAGTGAGTTGGTTTGTGAGGTTGGGCCTGCTTCTGGAACAGTGACCGTCTTTTGACGGCATCACCATGCTTTGCATAGGAGCTGTTGTATTAACTGCACCATGAGGACTAAATAGGTCATTAATTTTGCATTTATCTTCATTGTATAATATTGATTATTCCACAAGGAGTTAAGGCATTATGCATGCAAGTTCAGCCTCATTTGAAGATTCACGCCGTAATGCTTATTCTCGACCCTCTTCCAATTGTCCTTCACTTCCTGAGGACTGCACTGTCACTTTGGTGGTCTGCTGACAGACCTCTGTCCTCTGCCCCGTAGTTGCTATGCCAACCCAGATCCAGCAGATGgtccagcaacagcagcagcaacaacaacagcaacaacagttTCCCCAGTTTTCgacccagcagcagcagcaggtggCCATGTTGCAGCAACATCAACAGCTTCACCGgctgaagcagcagcagcagcagcaacaacaacagcaacaacaacagcagcagcagcagcagcaacaacagcagcagcagcagcagcagggtcAGAACCAGCAACAGCAGAACCAGCAGGCTCAGCCGGTCAGTGAGTCCTCTTGTCTTATGAGGCTTGTGGGAGGGTAGGGGGGATGTTGCTTTTCTCGTTATGGATCCGTGAGCACTTTCACACCTAAGTTCTGGTACCTGGTTCTAAGTTCCCGGGAACTTTTGTTTGGAGACGAAACTACCCCACCACCCCAAAACAATGAGGGATGAACAAATCGTTTTGTTAGTTGACAAGGGGATCTGTCTCATTCAAAACGGGACAtggctttttatttatattttagttATGTGATTCACAacatgggggtggcatggtggtgcagtggttagcactgttgcctcacacctctgggacccgggttcgagtctccgcctgggtcacatgtgtgtggagtttgcatgttctccccatgttgtcgtggggtttcctccgggtactccggtttccccccacagtccaaaaacatcctgaggctaattggagttgctaaattgcccgtaggtgtgcgtgtgagagtgagtggtgtgagagtgtgccctgcaatgggcttgccccccatcctgggttgttccctgcctcgtgcccattgcttccgggataggctccagaccccccgagacccagtaggataagcagtttggaaaatggatgaatggattaacaacatgtttatatttatgcacttctgcataaattCCCGGTTACCAccagtgcttgtggtcaaccaatcggCAAGGTTATCACGAAAAAGTGGTTTCGGAACTGCCTCAGAAGTACAATCGGACTGAGTTTCTGCAGTGCAAACACGACAAAAGTTCTTGGTTCTAGGAAAAGGTTCTGGTTCCTGAAAAAATGTGATGTGAAATCACCCTGTTGTTACCTTTCACAGCTGCTGCTTTTGTCTATGTTGTGTGTCATATAGTTTATCTTATTAACTTTATATGAGATCACCGTTTCTTTGTCTTTTGCTAATCATCCTTAACCTGTTTCCGTCTGGCCCAGTGGGGCTGAAGATATCCAGCCTTTGCTCTAGTCTCTCTAATATTCTTCCTGAACTTAGTGAACAGCAGGTCTGTGAATGTCTGCTGTAGTGAGAGGATGACTGACTGCTGACAGGGACGAAGAGAGATTCGGCTCCACCTTGACACTCCTTGCTTTTTCTTTGGTCCTCATGAGGTGTATGGACCATGAAGTTGTATAATTGTGAGGTCAGTCAAGTGCTTCAGCCAAGATTATAGGGTTGATGTTGGTGGTTCTCTCATGCTGTCTGTTCTAGATGCTTACATCccgcctgcagcagcagcagattGCCCAGCTCCAGCAGCTCCAGCAACATCAGGCTCAGGCTCAGGCTCAGGCTCAGGCTCAGGCTCAGGCCCAGGCCCAGGCTCAGGCTCAGGCTCAGGCTCAGGCCCAGGCCCAGGCCCAGGCCCAGGCCCAGGCTCAGGCTCAGGCCCAGGCTCAGGCCCAGGCCCAGGCCCAGGCAGTTCAAGCCCTCcaacagcagcaacagcagctgcagcaacaacaacagcagcagcagcagcagtcccAGCATCAGGCCCAGGTCCAGGCCCAGCAACAAGTTCATCACCTAGTCCACCACCCGCAGCAGCCGCCACCACCTCCCCAGGCCTCCCAGCTGGCTCCTCACCCACAGCAGGCCCTGGGAGGCCAGATTCCAGCCCAACACATGCCGATTGGACAGCtcagccagcagcagcagcagcaaattaAACTGATGCAGGTGTGAGAGGATGACATGGAGGGAGCGGTTGGGGGTGCGGGCAGACGCCTGCAGGGGTGAGGGGAGGAGGTTGGGGGTGTGGGCAGACTCATTTTGAAGTGGCTGTGCATTTTCAGCAGCAGCAAATGGCCCCCAGAGtcatgcagcagcagcagacgTTTGCCCAGCAGCAGCCGTTtgcccagcagcagcagcaggcagTTCCCCAGCAACAAGCAGCTGTGGTGCAGAGCCATCTTGTACCTGGACAGGTGAGGGAGCTGCCGAtcagttggggggtgggggtgtccggCTCTGGAGCCAGTACAGTGTTGTTCATAATTTTttaatctgttatttttttgttgtcAAATTGCAGATGTCTTGGGTGGGTAATTATTCCATTGATGGGTGAACAACTTCTTATCAGTTTGATTCTTTTCAGTTTTCATCAGTTTTCTTAATTCTATTGGGATAAGAGGGagttgaatctttttttttttcttaaatttttgtttatttccagACACTGGAATTACATTTTGGGTTTTCCAGAAATGAGTGATGTGGTCCTTTGAGGTACAGGCAGGCTTGAGATGTCTCTCTCTAAATGGACCTGCTTTGTGGATGGTCTCCACGCTCCCTCAGAgtccctgtctctctgtgtgGTTTTAGGAGGTGTTACTGTATCATGACATGTACTTCACGAGAGCCTCACCCATCCGGTCCCCAGTGAACAATCATCCGTGTGGAAAAGATGTAGTGACAGGCAGGTCGCTCTCACGAATTTCGGAAACCCCCAGGAACAGGTGGTTACCAGCGTGCCGGGCAGTGATGCGTGAACAGTCCTGTCAACGCGGTGTATCTTTGACTCGCTGTCACCGAGAGCGCAGTGCGTGACCTTTTGAAAGGTTTCCTCGGATGCAGAATTTACCCGGAACAGTCCATCTCCCCCGTTAAAGCTACTGAAGAAGTCAGTGCGCTTCGGATTTCGGGTTTGTTGCTTGAGGACTTCATGACCCAGTGGCACTTGGCTGTCCCACGCTGCCCATTTTTGTTTGGTGGGGGTTTTCTTCTGGGAAGCACAAGAATGAGGTGCGCGTTCTGGTTTgaaactccccccacccccaacgtaAAACCCAGACTGATGGCAAACGCAGATGAAGGGATGATAAAAGCCGGTGAGCAACCCCCAGCCTGAAGGCCTGTCCCTCAGCGGAAGGGTCATCACACCCAAGGAACCCATGGGAGATCCCTCAGCTCCCCCCATGGCATTTGTCACGGCTtgcgtatgcatgtgtgtgtgcgcgcgtgcccGTAGCTTGAGCCTGTCTGCCCAGACGCACTGGTATCCATGTGGCTTGTTCGCTTGGACCGCTAAACCAAAGCTTTCCTTTCACTGGCCTGAGCGAGGCTTTTGCACCTTCTGAGCCCTTTTGCAGATGCGAATCTGCATCCTGTTAACACGCTGACTGGCgtggtgtgcatgtgtctgcctgtgtatgTACGTGcaagtgtgtgtatgcgtgcagTTGAGAGGTCCGCTACTTAGGAAATAATTTTCAATGTTTTGCCTCTGATACCTACACAGACAGAGAATGCAGTAGCGCAGCATTAGAATTAGCCAAAGGAGTGTATGGATGGCCAGTCAGACGGTCTTATACCACATTGAAACAACCTCTACAGCACATGCTGTGCTTCCCTAGGTCACCAGTAGGTCATGTGGTCAGCATCAAAGAATATGTGCCACATTTCACCAACTGCTCTCACATCACATCTCAGGCCAGAAGCCTGTTCCTATAAAAATGTGATTTGTAATGTAATGCCAGCACTGAGGTGGTAGATGGTCTGTCTTCTGCTGGTCGTGTTACTTTTTGTCTGACACCAGCACAAGATGAAGGGGTTCATCTGAGGCCAGTACTGAGGAATCTGTTTGCCTTACTTGTTGCTGTGCTCTTGGCAGTCTGTGTTAAACCTGCCTGCTTAAAATGGCCATAACTAGACAACGAAAGATGCTCCCAATTTTGACGCAAATTTTTTATTGTGGTTGAATTGTTTCGTGGAATCATGGGTAAAAATTAGCAGCCTTAGCAcaccgcgtgtgtgtgtgacagctgtGTGTCGTGACCGCACTGCATGCTCTCTAGACCTTTAACCCTCAGAGACGCTGTGGCTGTGCATGGGCCCCCGCTTGGGGTCTCtgactctgtgtttgtgtccgcatgacccccccccccccccgctgctgcCATACTGCGTTTGCATTTGttttggttttcttttttttttgcttgtgacCTGTCTGTTGTCCCTTTGTCCTCccgagatgatgatgatggcccGCTCTGGGATGCAAATTCCGCCCCGCCCACCCCGTGCCACGCCGACCTCTGCAGCGCCCCCCAGCGCTGCCACTGGGGGAGGACAGCAAACGCCACAGGTATTTACCCTAGGGATTGATAGCAGCGCCCAGAGGTATACAGTGTggcccccccacctgcccccccatcccGACTGCCACATGGTTGCGATTGCAGACCTAGACCCCTGTGAGGATCAGCTCTTGGGCTCTGGATTTGTTCCGGTTTTAGCATCAGTGTTTGGCTCTGACACacggtctgtgatcagaagctgAGGAATCGCCGGGCCGGAGCCGTGCGTCACACAGGCTTCGTAACCAAGGAAGCACACGGACATTCAGCTGAAATTTGAGGTTGGAGGCTCCTGTGAATGGGAGCTACAGAGTCTGGAATCTTTGCAATGCTGATTAGTTGGCTGGCCCCTCAGGTAACAGTGCGGTGTACTGATTGGCTGGCTGGCCCCTCAGGTAACAGTGCGGTGTACTGATTGGCTGGCTGGCCCCTCAGGTAACAGTGCTGTGTACTGATTGGCTGGCTGGCCCCTCAGGTAACAGTGCGGTGTACTGATTTCATGGCTGGCCCCTCAGGTAACAGTGCGGTGTACTGATTGGCTGGCTGGCCCCTCAGGTAACAGCGTGGTGTACTGATTGGCTGGCTGGCCCCTCAGGTAACAGTGCGGTGTACTGATTGGCTGGCTGGCCCCTCAGGTAACAGTGCTGTATACTGATTGGCTGGCTGGCCCCTCAAATGTACAGTTATGTGAATGGGAGTGCTAGGGCCCCCCACACATTCATGGACCCCTTGTCTCATCTCCGCCCAGCAGGTCCCTCAGTCCTCGATGATGTCATCATCCCCCTCTTCAGtgcaggtgcccccccccgcagtccaTGCCACCGCCCCCCCAGCCGCAGCCGTCTCCACAGCCTCCGACCTCCCAGCCCAACTCTGTCAGGTACAAAACATACGAACCGGCACTCGGTGGACGTGTTCCGACCATTTCTGATGGTCTATGCAggtacaaacaaacaagaaggaCTTGTACTGCGGGCTTGTAGGGGCTACCTGCTGCTCTGCATGTCCTCAGGTCAGTGGGTGGCCCTTCTTCATGGGCTCACCCAGGGCCATCTGGCCATTAATGTCCCACTCTTACTGTTATCAAGGGCTGTGCCCTGTCTCATCGGCCCCTCCGGCCGCTTACCCCATTAGACCCCACCCCCTCTGGTTGCCATCCTGTCGCCACTCTCCATCACCCTTTTCCATCTCCCCTTCCTGTCATCCCTTCTCCATTGCCCTCTCCCATCACTCTTCTTTGCTCTGTGTCACTGTTCATCTTCTGCTAGTATTTGAATCTGCTGGTTCTGTGCTCATGTATGTTCCAGCTCTGGCCCCACTCCCTCGCCGGGGGGGTTCCAGCCCAGCCCATCCCCCCAGCCTTCCCAAAGCCCGGCGAATGCCCGGACCCCTCAGAACTACGGCGTCCCCTCCCCTGGTCCCCTCAACACCCCAGGTACCAGCATGTCCCCGGTGGGCGGCGTCTCATCAGCTGGGGGGCGGTGCTAATCAGAGCTGTCCCCGCCTCTGTGGGATGGGGGGCGGTGCTAATCAGAGCTGTCCCCGCCtctgtgggatggggggggcggtgCTAATCAGAgctgtccctgcctctgtgggatggagggggggggggggggcggtgctaATCAGAgctgtccctgcctctgtgggatggaggggggggggggggcggtgctaATCAGA contains these protein-coding regions:
- the med15 gene encoding LOW QUALITY PROTEIN: mediator of RNA polymerase II transcription subunit 15 (The sequence of the model RefSeq protein was modified relative to this genomic sequence to represent the inferred CDS: deleted 1 base in 1 codon), whose protein sequence is MDPGGSENDWRSLAFRQKVVAQIEDAMRKAGAVSNKTSNDMESHVFVKAKSRDEYLSLVARLIIHFRDIHKKAQGGPVLPTADPMNALHNLTAVGTGGPSALSIGPRPTGASMGSLTQMPMSQHVIPGVAGNPQPIAMPTQIQQMVQQQQQQQQQQQQFPQFSTQQQQQVAMLQQHQQLHRLKQQQQQQQQQQQQQQQQQQQQQQQQQQQGQNQQQQNQQAQPMLTSRLQQQQIAQLQQLQQHQAQAQAQAQAQAQAQAQAQAQAQAQAQAQAQAQAQAQAQAQAQAQAQAQAVQALQQQQQQLQQQQQQQQQQSQHQAQVQAQQQVHHLVHHPQQPPPPPQASQLAPHPQQALGGQIPAQHMPIGQLSQQQQQQIKLMQQQQMAPRVMQQQQTFAQQQPFAQQQQQAVPQQQAAVVQSHLVPGQMMMMARSGMQIPPRPPRATPTSAAPPSAATGGGQQTPQQVPQSSMMSSSPSSVQVPPPQSMPPPPQPQPSPQPPTSQPNSVSSGPTPSPGGFQPSPSPQPSQSPANARTPQNYGVPSPGPLNTPGNPSSVLSSAGGSPTEEQQYLEKLKQLSKYIEPLRRMINKIDKNEDRKKDLSKMKSLLDILTDPSKRCPLRTLQKCEIALEKLKNDMAVPTPPPPPVPSTKQQYLCQPLLDAVMANIRSPVFNHSLYRTFAPAMMAIHGPPITGPSIAARKRKHEEDERQTIPNILQGEVARLSTKFLVNLAPSHCSNSGTVHLICKLDDKSLPSVPPLQLSVPADYPEQSPQLADDGQQYDANPFLQTVHRNMTSKLLQLPDKHSLTALLNTWAQSVKQACLSPA